The Aquipuribacter hungaricus genome segment GGTCGGTGCGCACGGGGCGCTCCGGGCGGTCGCCGCGGACGGGACGGCGGCCGGCGCCGCGGGGGGCGGCCGAGGCCTGCTCGCGGGCGAGCTCCTTGGCCGTCTTGTCGCCGTTGTAGATCCAGACCTTCACGCCGATGCGGCCGAACGTCGTCTTGGCCTCGAAGAAGCCGTAGTCGATGTTCGCGCGCAGGGTGTGCAGGGGGACCCGGCCCTCGCGGTAGAACTCCGTGCGACTCATCTCCGCGCCGCCGAGGCGGCCGGAGACCTGCACCCGGATGCCCTTGGCGCCGGCGCGCTGGGCGGACTGCATGCCCTTGCGCATGGCGCGGCGGAACGAGACACGGCTGGACAGCTGCTCGGCGATGCCGACGGCGCACAGCTGCGCGTCGCCCTCGGGGTTCTTCACCTCGAGGATGTTGAGCTGCACCTGCTTGCCCGTGAGCTTCTCGAGCTCGCCGCGCAGACGGTCGGCCTCGGCGCCGCGGCGGCCGATGACGATGCCGGGGCGGGCGGTGTGCAGGTCGACGCGGACCCGGTCGCGGGTGCGCTCGATCTCGACCTTGGCGATGCCGGCGCGCTCGAGGCCCACCGTCATGAGACGGCGGATCTTGACGTCCTCGCCGACGTAGTCCCGGTAGCGCTGGCCCGACGCCGTCGAGTCCGCGAACCAGCGGGACTTGTGCTCGGTCGTGATCCCGAGCCGGTACCCGTGCGGGTTGACCTTCTGACCCATCAGCGGGCTCCCTTCGTGGAACGGCTGTC includes the following:
- the rpsC gene encoding 30S ribosomal protein S3, yielding MGQKVNPHGYRLGITTEHKSRWFADSTASGQRYRDYVGEDVKIRRLMTVGLERAGIAKVEIERTRDRVRVDLHTARPGIVIGRRGAEADRLRGELEKLTGKQVQLNILEVKNPEGDAQLCAVGIAEQLSSRVSFRRAMRKGMQSAQRAGAKGIRVQVSGRLGGAEMSRTEFYREGRVPLHTLRANIDYGFFEAKTTFGRIGVKVWIYNGDKTAKELAREQASAAPRGAGRRPVRGDRPERPVRTD